The proteins below are encoded in one region of Paenibacillus albus:
- the fliS gene encoding flagellar export chaperone FliS — MITTPHQKYQQNSVQTASPNKLIIMLYDGAIRFVKQGIDAIENKTIEQANRNLIKAQNIIHELTAALDFKYPIAKDLARIYEYMLYRLIEANTNKDTAPASEVLNHLLDLKEAWLQASNQVPQSQKSV, encoded by the coding sequence ATGATCACGACGCCACATCAGAAATATCAGCAGAATTCTGTTCAGACAGCATCGCCAAACAAGCTTATTATTATGCTCTATGATGGAGCTATCCGGTTTGTCAAACAAGGAATCGATGCAATTGAGAATAAGACCATTGAACAAGCCAACCGGAACTTAATCAAAGCTCAAAATATTATCCATGAACTAACGGCGGCGCTCGATTTTAAATATCCGATTGCCAAAGATTTAGCTCGGATTTATGAGTATATGCTATATCGTCTGATAGAAGCGAATACGAATAAAGATACAGCACCGGCGAGTGAAGTGCTTAACCACTTGCTGGACTTGAAAGAGGCGTGGCTTCAAGCATCCAACCAGGTGCCGCAGTCACAAAAAAGCGTATGA
- the fliD gene encoding flagellar filament capping protein FliD, with protein MRISGFASGMDIDSMVKQLMAAKRAPLDKLNQKTTTLQWQQEQYRDINIKLLTFRNSKLLSYSSSASLDAKQASVSGNTSAVTVTAGSTAPAGALSIEVDNLATAASISSGSNLGSAPLNMNSKLIDLKNSVPPVLNYDSQSVEINGTQISFDENTDTLGTLISKINSNSGANVNVYLDNVTGRMSITSKTTGAASTVTLGGSAGNILTNFGLGSTNSVAGAKLSSGSSSMAASGALPVDTSKTLTDLKAAGTITYDSSNAIVINGKSISFDENTDTLSSLITKINSDPAANVTATFDAATGKMSLTSKTASAISLAGNASGNLLESFNLQSSSASYFTTGAVSAGVDANVKINGIATTRSSNRFTENGIDITLNSKTNGIASTINVVSNTDKIVDTIKSFITDYNDLLSTINGKLGEDRYPKYTPLSDDQKKEMSDDQVKLWESKAKSGLLLRDSTLTQLANNMRLTVMTNVNMSKSEVAIDDSDQSTTEVEVNLLGSFGISTGDWTTQGKLMLTDESKLRAAIEADPNKVISFFTRQSTETDPTVKNSPTDTSSGLFNRLSNSALTAINLLAQKAGTSKYSTDPNTGFSATSLIGTQLMDLADRINDMNERLTREETNYYQMFTNMETAMNRYQSQSSSLFGAQ; from the coding sequence ATGAGAATATCAGGATTTGCTTCCGGTATGGATATCGATTCTATGGTTAAGCAGCTGATGGCAGCGAAACGAGCTCCGCTTGATAAGCTAAATCAGAAGACAACCACGTTACAATGGCAACAAGAGCAATATCGCGACATTAATATTAAGCTGCTTACGTTCCGGAATTCTAAGCTGTTAAGTTACAGTTCAAGTGCTTCGTTAGATGCTAAGCAAGCGAGTGTTTCTGGTAACACTTCCGCCGTAACTGTAACTGCGGGCTCTACTGCTCCGGCAGGCGCGTTAAGTATTGAGGTTGATAACCTAGCTACGGCAGCGAGTATTTCAAGCGGTTCAAACCTTGGCAGCGCACCGCTGAATATGAATAGCAAGCTTATTGATTTGAAGAACAGTGTGCCTCCAGTGCTTAACTACGACTCGCAATCCGTTGAAATCAATGGTACGCAAATTAGCTTCGATGAGAACACGGACACGCTTGGCACATTGATCTCCAAGATCAACAGCAACTCAGGTGCAAATGTTAATGTTTATTTGGATAACGTAACTGGCCGAATGTCGATTACATCGAAAACTACTGGAGCGGCGAGCACGGTCACTCTAGGAGGCTCGGCAGGTAATATTCTAACGAATTTCGGACTGGGTTCTACAAACTCAGTGGCAGGAGCGAAATTGTCAAGCGGTTCTAGCTCGATGGCAGCTTCTGGTGCATTGCCGGTAGATACGAGCAAAACACTTACCGATCTCAAAGCGGCTGGAACGATTACCTACGACTCCTCCAACGCAATTGTTATCAATGGCAAGTCAATTAGCTTTGACGAAAATACAGATACGCTCTCTTCATTAATTACTAAAATTAACAGTGATCCGGCTGCCAATGTAACAGCTACATTTGATGCCGCGACCGGTAAGATGTCCCTGACATCAAAAACGGCAAGCGCAATTTCGTTGGCCGGTAATGCTTCAGGTAACCTTCTGGAAAGCTTTAACTTACAGTCTTCATCTGCAAGCTATTTCACCACGGGGGCAGTATCAGCCGGAGTGGATGCGAACGTAAAGATCAACGGCATTGCAACGACACGCTCAAGCAACCGGTTCACAGAGAATGGCATCGACATTACGTTGAATAGCAAAACAAATGGAATTGCCAGTACGATTAACGTCGTATCCAACACAGACAAAATCGTTGATACGATTAAATCGTTTATTACGGATTATAACGACTTGTTAAGTACGATTAATGGCAAGCTTGGTGAGGATCGTTACCCGAAATATACGCCGCTTTCGGATGATCAGAAGAAAGAAATGTCGGATGATCAAGTAAAGCTGTGGGAAAGCAAAGCGAAGAGCGGCCTGCTTCTGAGGGACTCGACGTTGACGCAATTAGCCAATAACATGAGGTTAACGGTTATGACAAATGTCAATATGTCGAAGTCGGAGGTGGCTATTGACGATTCCGATCAAAGCACGACGGAAGTCGAAGTTAACCTGCTGGGCTCGTTTGGAATTTCAACTGGCGATTGGACGACGCAAGGTAAACTCATGCTCACAGACGAAAGCAAACTTCGTGCGGCGATAGAAGCGGATCCGAATAAAGTCATCAGTTTCTTTACTCGCCAATCGACAGAAACAGATCCTACGGTTAAGAACTCACCGACAGATACGAGCAGTGGTTTGTTTAATCGGTTGTCTAATAGCGCTTTGACCGCGATTAATCTGTTAGCACAGAAAGCTGGTACGTCCAAGTATAGTACGGATCCGAATACGGGCTTCTCTGCAACAAGCCTCATTGGTACGCAACTGATGGATTTAGCAGACAGAATTAATGATATGAATGAGCGGTTGACGAGAGAAGAAACGAATTATTATCAAATGTTCACTAACATGGAAACGGCTATGAATCGTTATCAATCACAGTCGAGTAGCTTATTCGGTGCGCAATAA
- a CDS encoding flagellar protein FlaG → MTLNIQSAKAASSYSNHSESAQSQTRSTDLDLINSVKDLTKAELSGTRVTVGDEQLVKNIEHALNVIKGPDTSFKMSVHKATNTITIKVLNKETGELLREIPPEKTLDLVAKFMEINGILIDERV, encoded by the coding sequence ATGACGTTGAATATTCAATCAGCTAAAGCGGCATCCAGTTATTCTAATCACAGTGAAAGTGCTCAATCCCAAACCAGGTCAACGGACTTGGATTTAATTAATTCCGTGAAGGATCTGACGAAAGCAGAGCTCAGTGGCACAAGGGTTACGGTTGGTGACGAGCAACTCGTCAAGAATATTGAGCATGCGCTTAATGTTATTAAGGGACCGGATACCTCTTTTAAAATGTCCGTACACAAAGCAACGAATACGATTACCATAAAAGTGTTGAACAAAGAAACTGGGGAATTGTTGCGTGAAATTCCGCCAGAGAAAACACTTGATTTAGTAGCCAAGTTTATGGAAATCAACGGAATCCTAATAGATGAAAGAGTGTAA